From a region of the Impatiens glandulifera chromosome 4, dImpGla2.1, whole genome shotgun sequence genome:
- the LOC124934291 gene encoding PLASTID TRANSCRIPTIONALLY ACTIVE protein 6, chloroplastic produces MIALPLLLSSPPPNRPSLSTISTSSSLSLPPSLSFSSFKPGSFKLTHKRRFDFRTWADDGDADGSGPDDYDIDEEEADEVDNKKDYDVEYEPLASDDITMVTSKSFVSTQGWGSEMIVDYRINEEEFHKISLLDCDFFIRKPPDPDNDVYDFREMYVTPPDTDVYAIPNVLSPMPQKYIRCAKSDYGWYNVTEPPIDAPRDPMYKSEKEILKIYLTKHYRNRRLGDPEFVMDFEEIYVIDSKTKSISRAKVVVKVPEGSKRDRKKDLLVVADKGSSFKIIPISERDDATTVIEREEWDKTRLDMEKHLSKLRDFSVSNWF; encoded by the exons ATGATAGCTCTTCCTCTCCTTCTATCTTCACCGCCTCCCAACCGTCCATCTCTCTCAACCATCTCCACATCATCTTCTCTTTCACTACCGCCTTCCCTCTCTTTTTCATCCTTCAAACCAGGGTCTTTCAAATTAACCCACAAGCGAAGATTTGATTTCAGGACCTGGGCCGATGACGGAGACGCCGACGGAAGCGGACCAGACGACTACGACATCGACGAAGAAGAAGCCGACGAGGTGGACAATAAGAAAGATTACGATGTGGAGTACGAACCCCTCGCAAGCGACGACATTACTATGGTAACAAGCAAGAGTTTTGTTTCAACTCAGGGTTGGGGGTCGGAAATGATTGTGGATTACAGGATTAATGAGGAAGAATTTCATAAGATTAGCTTGTTGGATTGCGATTTTTTCATAAGGAAACCGCCTGATCCAGACAATGATGTTTACGATTTCAGAGAG ATGTATGTTACTCCTCCAGATACAGATGTTTATGCTATTCCGAATGTTCTTTCTCCAATGCCTCAGAAG TACATTAGATGTGCAAAGAGCGATTATGGATGGTATAATGTGACAGAACCGCCGATTGATGCTCCTCGAGATCCTATGTATAAGTCTGAGAAGGAGATACTGAAG ATTTACTTGACGAAACACTATAGGAACAGGAGGTTGGGTGACCCGGAGTTTGTGATGGATTTCGAAGAGATTTATGTGATTGATTCAAAAACAAAGTCGATAAGCAGAGCAAAAGTGGTG GTGAAGGTTCCTGAAGGAAGCAAGAGGGATAGAAAGAAAGACTTGCTTGTTGTAGCTGATAAAGGAAGCTCCTTCAAAATAATTCCCATT AGCGAAAGAGATGATGCGACCACGGTGATAGAGAGGGAGGAGTGGGATAAAACACGGCTAGACATGGAGAAACACCTTAGTAAGCTCAGAGATTTTAGCGTTTCAAACTGGTTTTAA